In Elaeis guineensis isolate ETL-2024a chromosome 1, EG11, whole genome shotgun sequence, a genomic segment contains:
- the LOC105038848 gene encoding uncharacterized protein: MASASGALSHTFLLLLLLLIASISPRVSMSHVASQPMAAMKPVSGPKSMVLDEMLLQQRRRLNSFRICALCTCCGGPRGLCLPSPCCYAIKCNIPNRPFGFCSFTPKTCNCFGCHL, translated from the exons ATGGCTTCTGCCTCTGGAGCCCTCTCCCACACCTTTCTCCTCCTACTGCTCCTCCTAATAGCTTCCATATCCCCCAGAGTATCCATGTCTCAT GTGGCGAGCCAGCCAATGGCGGCGATGAAGCCGGTATCGGGGCCGAAATCGATGGTGCTCGATGAAATGCTGCTGCAGCAAAGGCGGCGGCTGAATAGCTTCCGGATTTGTGCCCTCTGCACTTGCTGTGGAGGCCCCAGGGGCCTCTGCCTGCCTTCCCCCTGCTGCTATGCCATCAAGTGCAACATACCCAACAGGCCCTTTGGCTTCTGCTCCTTCACACCCAAGACTTGTAACTGCTTTGGATGCCACCTTTAA